The Ziziphus jujuba cultivar Dongzao chromosome 12, ASM3175591v1 sequence TAATTAACAATGACATGTGAGATTTTAGATAGAATTacttttttgggtgtttttttcCTGAAGAATTGATGTTTTCTTGGTGCAGTCACTTCTGTGTGATCCAAACCCAAACTCTCCTGAAAATGAGGAAGCTGCGTGGATGTTTAGTGAGAACAAGCATGAATACAATACAAAAGTACGTGAAACTGTTGAGCAGAGCTGGGCTGCTGATTAATTTACTCCAGCTTGGATGCTAGGAAGCTACGTGAAATTGTTGAGCAGAGCTGGGCTGCTGATCAATTTACTCCAGCTTGGATGCTAAGAAGCTTTAAAATTTCAGTCAGACTGACCTGTTTGAATAACTATGAAACTTGAAAAATCATTTTGCCTCGAACTACTTGTGATTATGTGAAATATTTGCTTGGTTTGCATGGACAGTGTTTGACCACTTATCAATGTATCCATATTTTATGCATCCTCTGTTATAGTTTTCTTCCTATTAGCTTATATAAAAAGGTTTAGTTCTGATAAACAGACTATTGCTAATCGTATTGAAAAAACTCTTTGGCAGTGAAAATTTACCATGTGTGGCTTTCAATTTTGATAGATCAGTATGTGAATCTTAGAATCGGTTTGATCAGGAAGTTTGCAAAAATGATCATTACATGTTGATAATGAAACAAGAAATCCATAAGGCCTAAGAAAAACTTGGTTGAATCCGAATCTTGTTTCTAGAGCTGTAAGGTAAACACTAGTTGTATTCACATTTATTATGTAGTCAACTCTTGTGATTGAAAGAAACATGAAAGTTTCtagaaattataattatacaagCTAGGGAatcagggaaaaaaaatctaCATTTGTGCACTGAGATTACCACTGCTAGTCCATCCTTCTTGAACTTGAATTGAGTACTGCAGGTGCCAGAGAACATCTTCAATTGAAGGTCGCCTATTTGAATCTCTGCTCAAACAAGTGATGGTGATTTCAACGGCAGTTTTCAGCGACTGATAGGCATAACTTCCTTGGATGGAGGAGTCGATGACACTTCGCAATTTCGATTGTCCTTCAGTTAAGCCCCTTTCAAGCTGTGAAGAAAACAACGAATTAGCCAATAATACGGGCAAAATGAAAATGGTTTTCCCTTATTTTTCTACCATAAAAAGATGGAATGGATTTTGTATTATACCTCAAGCTTCATTTCTTCCAATTCTCTTGTGGAATTGGCTAGTTTACCCATAAGGACCTCAAGTAATATGATACCCACTTGATAAATATCTTCCTTCTCCCCATATTCAGCACTGCATTTATGggattcttattaaaaaatgtgaatgctGCTACGGCAAgagcaaaagaagaagaagaacaagaagagagATGTTACCTGTCTAGATGACCACCTTTTCCATTCAGAGGACTCTCAGAGCCACTCtggaaaattaaaattgcaattATCAGTGACAAGATAAAGCCACAAAAATTACTTGCAGCATAGGTAAAATGGGATTCTGGTTCAAATATGTTTGAACCTTCTCTAACCTTAAATGGCAAGAGAATGTTGTAGTCGCTAATTTTTGCAGAAAGACTGTTGTCTAACAATACATTCTCTATCTTCAAATTATTTCCAAAGATTCCAGGTGCAACTCCCGTATGCAAGAACTGAACTCCCCTTGCAAAGCCAATAGTAATCGCCATCCTTTGAGGCCATTTTAGcatctctttctttctccaaTCTGccaaaatatttcattaaaaaacttGTGAAGTTTAATGCCTCTGTCCTAAGAATGAGGTTCTTAACTCCAACCTGTGAGATAGTCTTTTAGCGATCCATTTGTAATGTGTTCAAGAACAATAAAGACAGTGCTAGTAGCTGCATTGGGATGGGAATCCTGATAAGTAACAATGCAGTGTCCAAGAACACTGACTAAATGCCGATGCCTTAGCTTTGATAATGTTGTATCCATGCTCTGCATTAGGGATTGAGACACGTGCTTCTGCTTTAATTTTGAGCATTTCACCAGCACAGCGGAACCATCTCTAAGCCACCCTTTGTAGAGCTGTAATTATTAAATGAAATTCCTTTGAGTTGAGGCACTATGACATAATAAAATCCAAGCAAAAAAACTGATTCAAAAATACTATCTTACCTTTCCTTGAGATCCTTCCCCTACCAAATTTGAAGGATCaaaattgtttgttaaatcATCAATTTCCTCCAATGTGAAAACTCGATATGGAGGGAGCCCAGTGGCTGGTAACCTTGCTGTCTGAGGCACTCGTCCTGTGCAAAAATCGAGCCAATAAGAAATCTAATACAATTCATTTTAATAGAACTAAAACAGTTCAAAGCAGTCATCATAATTAGCAGAACTAAAGATGAAGAAaggaaacaaaaccaaaaaaaaaaaaaaaaaacaatgttcaTACTTGCATCAATGTTTGGTCTAGTGGAGCTACGTACAGACATTTTATCAGCAAGGGATCTGTCAAAGTTATTGTTTTCAGCTCTTCTTAAGTTTTTTCTTCGGAGAATGACCAAAACCAGCAGCCCAAGAACCGCGGCGACACCAGCAACACCTCCAATGATACCGAGTACTAGGCTTAATTTGATGCTGGATTCCTTCTTGAGAGTTTTAGCTGGAGGTTTAACAGCTAATGCTTCTCTATGACAAAATGAATATGGGTGCTGACTCTTTATGTTTTGGTTTGACAAACAGTTCCATGAGTAGAAAACTGTGCGATTCAAAGACTTGGATCCGATGCAGGATGGTAGTTTTCCTATCAAAAGATTGTGTGAAATATCTATGAATTTGAGCTTAACACTGCAAGTTATATTCATTGGAAGTGCACCACTTAATTGGTTTTGAGCTAAATTTAGGTGCTGAATTGAAGGCATAGAGAACAAAGAAGGTGGGATTGGACCGACGAATTTATTGACAGAGATATCAAAATGCTGGAGCTTATCAAATTTGGTAAGTTTTGAAGGAATTTCAGATCTCAAAGAGTTGTTTGTCAATATAATACTTACAAGGGTATTCCCAAGTGAAGGAAATTGCGGTCCAAGATGGTTATATCCCAAATTTAGCTCTTCAAGAACAGTTAAGCTTTTAAGATCTGGAACACTTCCATTGAAGAGATTATCAGCCAAGACAAGACTTTTGAGAGTTTTCATTGAAGCAATTGATGGAGGAATTTCACCATAAATGAAATTTGAGCTAATATTAAGCACTTGAAGCGACCAAAACCTGTTGATCTTTGCTGGTAATGGACCCCACAATCCCAAGAACATCAATGATAAGACTTTCAAGTTGGAAAGCTTTGTTACAACAGTGAACAAAGAGTCAATAGAGAAATTTTCTGAAAGAGTTTCCTGGTAAACTTCAAATTTCCGAGAAACTGGTTTCTGGATATGAGAAGGTGAGCTTTTGTTTCCGATTATGGTTAACTCTGATATCCGATTGTTGGAGCAGACAATCTTGagggaaggagaagaaggaaggtAGCAAAAGTTAGTCCAATTGTTCCATCCCTGAAGAACTTCTGGATATTCAAGAAGCTTTTGAACTCGAAAAAGAAGACGATTTTCACTAGGGGTCAATTGCCCCATTGACATGGGACTTAGCAGAGCAAGAATAAGTGCAGAAAAAAAGCAACGGGAAAAAACCCAGAAATTTTCCATGCTAAATTTGATAAAGGAACTCAAAGCTAAGCCTCAAACTCCATTCATTTAGattgaagaaagaaatatttttatctaatgAATCAATGATCATATATATCTACTATGTGACAGAAATGAAGAAACTTTtgagaaaaaacaaacaaagaaccAAACGACAGCCTTTAATCCActacttaaaaaagaaaaaaataataaaaatgggttCCACACTTCCACCTAAAAGAGTTTCATGCAAAAGCAGAATCTTGTGGTCTTGATTTTTTACACGGTATAGAAGAATATTTAATagaaatattaagaaaaaaaaattatattgaccTGTAAAAGATCTAGCTTAGCTTACTAAGGGTACAGGAAgaataaaagtttttctttttttttatttttttaaagaatttaagaGAAAGCTGAAAACTGAT is a genomic window containing:
- the LOC107428837 gene encoding probable LRR receptor-like serine/threonine-protein kinase At1g14390, with translation MENFWVFSRCFFSALILALLSPMSMGQLTPSENRLLFRVQKLLEYPEVLQGWNNWTNFCYLPSSPSLKIVCSNNRISELTIIGNKSSPSHIQKPVSRKFEVYQETLSENFSIDSLFTVVTKLSNLKVLSLMFLGLWGPLPAKINRFWSLQVLNISSNFIYGEIPPSIASMKTLKSLVLADNLFNGSVPDLKSLTVLEELNLGYNHLGPQFPSLGNTLVSIILTNNSLRSEIPSKLTKFDKLQHFDISVNKFVGPIPPSLFSMPSIQHLNLAQNQLSGALPMNITCSVKLKFIDISHNLLIGKLPSCIGSKSLNRTVFYSWNCLSNQNIKSQHPYSFCHREALAVKPPAKTLKKESSIKLSLVLGIIGGVAGVAAVLGLLVLVILRRKNLRRAENNNFDRSLADKMSVRSSTRPNIDARRVPQTARLPATGLPPYRVFTLEEIDDLTNNFDPSNLVGEGSQGKLYKGWLRDGSAVLVKCSKLKQKHVSQSLMQSMDTTLSKLRHRHLVSVLGHCIVTYQDSHPNAATSTVFIVLEHITNGSLKDYLTDWRKKEMLKWPQRMAITIGFARGVQFLHTGVAPGIFGNNLKIENVLLDNSLSAKISDYNILLPFKSGSESPLNGKGGHLDSAEYGEKEDIYQVGIILLEVLMGKLANSTRELEEMKLELERGLTEGQSKLRSVIDSSIQGSYAYQSLKTAVEITITCLSRDSNRRPSIEDVLWHLQYSIQVQEGWTSSGNLSAQM